The Candidatus Hinthialibacter antarcticus genome contains a region encoding:
- a CDS encoding response regulator → MNDCGAQKSILIVDDNPDICMAIQDLLESDGYRVVCVNDGRACLDFVLDDPPDLIILDVVMPQIGGIEVCRRLKENPKAMSIPIIFVTGQYDYESRILCKKAGGDEFLNKPIDATELLIRAQNLLKLKHYHDLILRDRDLLEQKVLERTVELRDTHEEMLIRLSMAAEYKEGIVGAHLTRISRFAECVARAYGIEESRVHMIRIGAICHDIGKIAVPESILEKPGPLTEDEWAIMRTHSEIGARILSNSKSDLIKIAENIARYHHEDWDGSGYPEGLTGDSIPLSARIVRVVDVFDALVSKRSYKDAYSIDESLAIIQDEKGRQFDPDIVDTFLREVDTIEAVMERFNENQDENIGFIGSWDNERQQLYV, encoded by the coding sequence GTGAATGATTGCGGCGCGCAAAAATCAATACTCATTGTAGATGATAATCCCGACATCTGCATGGCGATTCAAGATTTATTGGAATCAGACGGCTATCGCGTAGTCTGCGTAAACGATGGTAGAGCCTGCCTTGATTTTGTTTTAGATGATCCCCCCGATTTGATCATTCTCGATGTTGTTATGCCCCAAATTGGCGGGATTGAAGTTTGCCGCCGTTTGAAAGAAAACCCCAAGGCGATGAGCATCCCCATCATTTTTGTTACAGGACAATATGATTATGAATCCCGCATTTTATGTAAGAAAGCGGGTGGAGACGAATTTCTCAACAAGCCCATTGATGCAACCGAGCTGTTGATTCGCGCCCAAAACCTCCTCAAATTAAAACACTATCACGACCTCATTCTTCGCGACCGCGACCTACTTGAACAGAAGGTGCTCGAACGGACGGTTGAATTACGCGATACGCATGAAGAAATGCTAATACGCTTGTCGATGGCTGCTGAGTATAAAGAAGGGATCGTGGGGGCGCATTTGACGCGCATCAGTCGTTTTGCCGAATGTGTAGCCCGCGCCTATGGCATCGAAGAGTCGCGCGTTCACATGATTCGGATCGGCGCAATCTGCCATGACATAGGGAAGATTGCTGTTCCCGAATCGATCTTAGAAAAACCCGGCCCGCTGACGGAAGACGAGTGGGCCATTATGCGAACGCACTCAGAGATCGGCGCGCGGATATTATCCAACTCCAAGTCTGACTTAATCAAAATTGCAGAAAATATCGCTCGTTATCACCATGAAGATTGGGACGGCAGCGGTTATCCAGAAGGGCTTACAGGAGATTCGATTCCATTATCGGCCCGCATCGTGAGGGTTGTTGATGTATTTGACGCATTGGTGAGCAAGCGGTCTTACAAGGACGCTTATTCCATTGATGAGTCATTGGCGATTATTCAAGATGAAAAGGGCAGGCAGTTCGACCCGGATATCGTCGATACGTTTCTTCGCGAGGTTGATACCATCGAAGCCGTCATGGAGCGCTTCAATGAAAACCAAGATGAAAATATTGGCTTCATTGGCTCTTGGGATAACGAACGGCAACAACTCTACGTTTAG
- a CDS encoding LD-carboxypeptidase codes for MKISRRKFVAAGAPLLAMTQVSCQSITQRKSAMTSMKPKAIQPGDTIGLICPASPIEPERVERAAELLKQRGYKVRLGNYLTEEYLCELSGTDEQRLSDLNGMIQDSGIDAVFTLRGGYGCNRLLDRIDYAALRADPKWLTGFSDITALHIAMYQMTGVSTLHGPAFGYTFGGESPAHDFVVNDFWDAVEGRTGPGPMRFTRDPSWSSIDTLQTVVSGRAQGRLVGGNLSRLASMAGTPWMLQGDEDYILFIEDVDEAAYRIDRYINQLRDSGIFERAKGLVIGQFYPREEDVEEETPLLANVLRSESEAIGLPTLVGAPIGHHAYNSSLAHGALVELDADAKSISYLEPITA; via the coding sequence ATGAAGATCTCTCGCAGAAAATTCGTCGCCGCAGGCGCCCCGTTGCTAGCCATGACGCAGGTTTCCTGCCAATCGATCACACAACGAAAGTCAGCAATGACATCTATGAAACCAAAAGCCATCCAACCGGGCGATACCATAGGGCTGATTTGTCCCGCCAGCCCCATTGAACCCGAGCGGGTGGAACGGGCAGCCGAATTACTCAAGCAGCGCGGCTACAAAGTCCGATTGGGTAATTACCTCACTGAAGAATACCTCTGCGAACTTTCGGGGACCGACGAGCAACGCCTGTCTGATCTCAATGGAATGATTCAAGACTCAGGCATAGACGCCGTCTTTACGCTGCGCGGCGGCTATGGCTGCAACCGCTTATTAGACCGAATCGACTACGCCGCATTGCGCGCCGATCCAAAGTGGCTCACGGGGTTCTCCGATATCACGGCGCTGCACATAGCGATGTATCAAATGACGGGCGTCAGCACATTGCACGGCCCCGCCTTTGGATACACTTTCGGCGGCGAGTCGCCCGCGCATGATTTCGTCGTTAATGATTTTTGGGACGCGGTCGAGGGACGCACCGGCCCGGGGCCGATGCGCTTCACGCGCGATCCGTCCTGGTCATCCATTGATACCCTGCAAACAGTTGTGAGCGGCAGGGCGCAGGGGCGGCTAGTCGGCGGCAACCTTTCCCGGCTGGCGTCGATGGCAGGGACGCCGTGGATGCTGCAAGGCGATGAAGATTACATTCTATTCATCGAAGATGTTGATGAAGCCGCGTACCGCATCGACCGCTATATCAATCAACTGCGAGACTCAGGTATATTTGAACGCGCCAAAGGGCTTGTCATCGGTCAATTTTATCCACGTGAAGAAGACGTAGAAGAAGAAACGCCTCTGCTCGCGAATGTATTACGTTCCGAATCAGAAGCCATCGGGCTGCCGACTCTCGTCGGCGCACCCATCGGTCACCACGCCTACAATTCTTCGCTTGCGCATGGCGCCTTGGTCGAACTGGATGCTGACGCAAAATCAATTTCTTACTTGGAGCCAATTACCGCATGA
- a CDS encoding LD-carboxypeptidase yields the protein MSRTAPVSPLQSGDWIGFAAPAHAVSNERIQRAANFFEENGYRVRVALNASDEAEDKILGKLAGPDAARIASTNAMFAAPDIKAICCLTGGYGVTRILRDLNFSALKKHPKVICGFSDITALHLGVYRETGLISYHSPNVDSYPLDAATESVWLRMLRGETVNFDEKVSAQFKSNAPTPQTWRAGKAKGVLIGGNLSLVAALAGTPWGVPRDRDVILFLEDVGEFAYRIDVMLLQLMQSGAFNRVKGLILGQFSKRKVQQNETPDLLERVLKAFCAQLDIPIVMNFPIGHVRKNFTVAHGARVELNTEDVSLRYLDPIYS from the coding sequence ATGAGCCGAACCGCTCCCGTTTCACCGTTACAATCCGGCGATTGGATTGGGTTCGCCGCTCCTGCCCATGCCGTCTCTAACGAGCGCATTCAACGCGCTGCGAATTTTTTTGAAGAGAATGGGTACCGCGTCCGCGTCGCACTCAACGCCAGCGATGAAGCAGAGGATAAAATCCTTGGCAAGTTAGCCGGGCCAGACGCCGCCCGCATCGCGTCCACTAACGCGATGTTCGCCGCCCCAGACATCAAGGCGATCTGTTGTTTGACTGGCGGCTACGGCGTCACTCGAATCCTACGCGACCTGAATTTTTCCGCGCTCAAAAAACATCCGAAAGTGATATGCGGCTTCTCTGATATCACCGCATTACACTTGGGCGTCTATCGCGAAACCGGACTGATTTCCTACCACTCGCCCAATGTCGATTCGTATCCGCTTGATGCTGCGACGGAATCCGTCTGGCTGCGTATGCTTCGCGGCGAGACGGTCAATTTTGACGAGAAGGTCTCCGCGCAGTTCAAAAGCAATGCACCTACCCCCCAAACATGGCGGGCAGGCAAAGCCAAAGGCGTGTTAATCGGCGGCAACTTGTCGTTAGTCGCCGCATTGGCGGGAACGCCCTGGGGCGTCCCCCGAGACCGGGACGTGATTTTGTTTCTGGAAGACGTGGGAGAATTCGCATACCGCATCGACGTCATGCTATTACAACTGATGCAGTCCGGCGCGTTTAACCGCGTGAAGGGATTGATATTGGGGCAGTTTTCCAAACGCAAAGTCCAACAAAATGAAACGCCCGATTTATTGGAGCGCGTATTGAAAGCGTTTTGCGCCCAACTCGACATCCCCATCGTGATGAACTTTCCCATTGGGCATGTCAGAAAAAATTTTACCGTCGCCCATGGCGCCCGCGTTGAATTAAATACAGAAGATGTATCATTGCGGTATCTCGACCCAATCTACTCATAA
- the deoC gene encoding deoxyribose-phosphate aldolase — MDYTYQDIAKMIDHSLLNPTMDVETLEAGCKLAVEYDVASVCILPYALPRCAELLKGSTVKTSTTIGFPHGGHTTAVKLAEAEQALKDGGEELDMVINISMALSGDWDYIQNEIDLLTQATHAQNQKIKVIFENCYLNDDQKIRLCEICGEIGVDWVKTSTGYGSSGATHEDLILMRKHSPAHVQVKAAGGVRDLDALLEVRKLGVSRVGASRTQEMLDECKKRLGME; from the coding sequence ATGGATTACACATACCAAGATATCGCTAAAATGATCGACCATTCATTGCTGAATCCAACAATGGATGTCGAAACCCTGGAAGCAGGCTGCAAACTCGCGGTCGAATATGACGTCGCCAGCGTCTGCATTCTGCCCTATGCCCTGCCCCGCTGCGCGGAGTTGCTCAAAGGCAGCACGGTAAAAACTAGCACCACCATCGGGTTTCCCCACGGCGGCCACACCACTGCCGTCAAACTCGCCGAAGCCGAACAAGCCCTCAAAGACGGCGGCGAAGAACTCGATATGGTCATTAACATCAGCATGGCGCTGAGCGGCGATTGGGATTACATTCAGAATGAAATCGACCTGTTGACGCAGGCGACCCACGCACAAAACCAGAAGATCAAAGTCATCTTTGAAAATTGTTATCTCAACGACGATCAGAAGATACGGTTGTGTGAAATCTGCGGCGAGATTGGCGTTGATTGGGTCAAGACGTCAACCGGCTATGGCAGCAGCGGCGCGACCCATGAGGATTTGATCTTGATGAGAAAACACTCGCCCGCGCATGTCCAGGTCAAAGCGGCGGGCGGCGTTCGCGATTTGGACGCGCTGCTCGAAGTTAGAAAACTGGGCGTGTCACGCGTCGGCGCTTCTCGCACCCAAGAGATGCTCGATGAATGCAAGAAGCGCCTTGGCATGGAATAA
- a CDS encoding DUF3500 domain-containing protein, which produces MKPFVMLLLCVFLAVPAMAEENQMLEAAQYFMKAFGTGEHPKMQYDLTDEERFDWHFIPKERPSITFEQMAESQRKLANAFVASGLSSAGYEKAMRIMFLEQILFDQSGSAIRNPGDYHITMFGEPSAKGAWGWRLEGHHISMNFTLNNGEIVSFSPFFMGTNPAEVREGPFRGLRVLGREEDLGRALLKSMSDEQRSKAIYSEVAPGDVLSAANPFIEPLADDGIAFSQLSSEQQQNAFELIALYAHRLKPSVADAKLKKIRAMKLDDLYFAWAGGTELGQPHYYRIQGPTFLIEYDNTQNQANHAHTVWRDPRNDFGIDSLSGHYKNSPHHQKIGLAN; this is translated from the coding sequence ATGAAACCTTTCGTGATGCTACTGTTGTGCGTATTTTTGGCTGTTCCCGCCATGGCGGAAGAGAACCAGATGCTTGAAGCGGCGCAGTATTTTATGAAGGCGTTTGGAACCGGCGAACACCCCAAAATGCAATATGATTTGACGGATGAGGAACGCTTTGATTGGCACTTTATTCCAAAAGAGCGCCCTAGCATCACGTTTGAACAGATGGCGGAATCACAACGCAAACTCGCCAACGCATTTGTCGCCAGCGGACTGAGTTCCGCAGGCTATGAGAAGGCGATGCGCATCATGTTTCTGGAACAAATTCTCTTTGACCAGTCGGGAAGCGCAATCCGAAATCCCGGCGATTATCACATTACGATGTTCGGCGAGCCTTCCGCCAAAGGCGCGTGGGGCTGGCGGCTTGAAGGCCATCATATTTCCATGAATTTCACTTTGAACAACGGCGAGATCGTTTCGTTTTCTCCATTTTTTATGGGAACCAATCCCGCTGAAGTGCGTGAAGGGCCGTTCAGGGGGTTGCGTGTTTTGGGACGGGAAGAAGATTTGGGACGGGCTTTGCTGAAATCTATGAGCGATGAACAACGCTCCAAAGCCATTTATTCGGAGGTCGCGCCCGGCGATGTGTTGTCGGCGGCGAACCCGTTCATTGAGCCGTTGGCGGATGATGGGATCGCATTTTCGCAACTTTCAAGCGAGCAACAACAGAATGCGTTTGAACTCATCGCTCTCTATGCGCATCGCTTAAAGCCGTCAGTGGCTGATGCAAAATTGAAAAAAATCCGGGCAATGAAACTTGATGATCTGTACTTCGCCTGGGCGGGCGGAACAGAACTCGGGCAGCCCCATTATTACCGGATTCAGGGACCGACTTTTTTAATTGAATATGACAATACGCAAAATCAAGCCAATCACGCGCACACGGTCTGGCGCGATCCCCGTAATGACTTCGGTATTGATTCGCTCAGCGGGCATTACAAAAACAGCCCGCATCATCAAAAGATCGGGCTGGCGAATTAA
- a CDS encoding lactate racemase domain-containing protein gives MKTFPRMAPIEQSFPRPCVEDVEARSFQIVQTSLGQRQLSSKRIAIAVGSRGIENIDKIVRAAVAALKQCGAEAFLVPAMGSHGGGQAEAQKKILLEYKLTPDNVGAEILSSMETVQLGETPSGLPVYMDRNAYESDGVILINRVKPHTDFTGVVESGLMKMTAIGLGKIDGASAFHSRTSEFESDQMIRDIAQTALQNGKILGGLAIIENAYHETAHLEWTAPDAMDANEQQWLKRAKEWMPSLPVAQADCLIVDRIGKNISGVGLDPNITGRRYKINRRWNTTPDITRIILLGLTEETNGNAVGCGLADFCSQRLLDAMNKNVTYVNAVTSRNVICADIPPHWDTDEETLQWAFKSVGNPDLSQLRVLRIRDTLSLTHIEASEALLDEFKQSPQVAQIGGLREMTFDSTGALAPLA, from the coding sequence ATGAAAACATTTCCCCGAATGGCCCCAATCGAGCAATCGTTTCCGCGACCTTGTGTAGAGGATGTGGAGGCGCGTTCATTTCAAATCGTTCAAACGTCTTTGGGCCAACGCCAACTCAGCAGCAAGCGAATCGCCATCGCGGTTGGCAGCCGGGGCATTGAGAACATTGACAAGATTGTCCGCGCCGCCGTCGCGGCATTAAAGCAATGCGGCGCCGAAGCGTTTCTAGTCCCGGCGATGGGTTCGCACGGCGGCGGACAGGCCGAAGCGCAAAAGAAAATCCTGCTGGAATACAAACTCACGCCGGACAACGTCGGCGCTGAAATTCTCTCTTCGATGGAGACCGTACAACTCGGAGAAACGCCCAGCGGTCTGCCCGTATACATGGACCGAAACGCGTACGAATCCGACGGCGTCATTCTCATCAACCGGGTGAAACCGCATACGGATTTCACCGGCGTTGTCGAAAGCGGCCTGATGAAAATGACCGCGATTGGCCTCGGTAAAATTGACGGCGCCAGCGCGTTTCACAGCCGTACGTCAGAATTTGAATCCGACCAGATGATTCGCGACATCGCCCAAACCGCGCTTCAAAACGGCAAGATACTCGGCGGTCTGGCGATCATTGAAAACGCCTATCACGAAACCGCCCATCTTGAATGGACGGCGCCGGACGCGATGGACGCCAACGAACAACAATGGCTCAAACGCGCCAAAGAGTGGATGCCGTCGCTGCCGGTCGCGCAAGCCGACTGCCTCATCGTCGACCGCATCGGCAAAAACATCAGCGGCGTTGGTCTCGACCCCAACATCACCGGACGGCGTTACAAAATTAACCGACGCTGGAACACCACGCCGGACATCACACGCATCATCCTTCTGGGGCTTACCGAAGAAACCAACGGCAATGCGGTCGGCTGCGGCCTCGCTGATTTTTGCAGCCAACGCCTGCTCGACGCCATGAATAAAAACGTCACCTATGTCAACGCCGTCACCTCGCGCAACGTCATCTGCGCCGACATCCCCCCGCATTGGGATACCGACGAAGAAACCTTGCAATGGGCGTTCAAATCCGTTGGCAACCCTGATTTGAGTCAACTGCGCGTCTTACGCATTCGCGATACTTTGTCGCTTACGCATATCGAAGCCTCGGAAGCCTTGCTTGATGAATTCAAGCAATCGCCCCAAGTCGCCCAAATCGGCGGTCTGCGCGAGATGACGTTTGATTCAACCGGAGCGCTCGCCCCGCTCGCTTAG
- a CDS encoding Nramp family divalent metal transporter, whose translation MSSVQTLDPPKGFFGAISYIGPGLILSAAIVGSGELIATTTLGAKAGFALLWVILFGCLAKTAVQIEYGRACILTGKTTLQFWNVSNRVHWTVIIAVLYLIATFAGQAGVLGGAAQVGEYLIPSITTSIWIFVLVIVLGLLASMGRYQFIEKISLIFNALFVSAILYCVFAIQGSEYAFTSGDLASGLQFQMPPDMLPLAVAAFGITGVAAGEISLYPYWCLEKGYAAWTGPDDGSPQWKARARGWIRVMMIDALISMIVFTIATASFYILGAAVLHTQNELADGNEFILQLSSIFTDVIGPNARTAFMVCSFTVLFSTIFANIAGFSRMWADFFSLCGWINGGDAKQVRVSVFYMAWVFPILSGLIYFVLQKPLLLVIFMGVVNSLFLIVVAYQTVSSRYWRTTLTMKPSPVYDIALWVSLASIAFMAGRSIYSLIAG comes from the coding sequence TTGTCATCCGTCCAAACGCTTGACCCGCCAAAGGGGTTCTTTGGCGCAATCTCGTATATCGGCCCCGGACTTATTTTGTCCGCCGCGATTGTTGGCTCTGGCGAATTAATCGCCACCACCACGCTGGGCGCCAAAGCCGGCTTCGCCCTGTTGTGGGTGATTCTATTCGGCTGTCTTGCGAAAACCGCTGTGCAAATTGAGTACGGCCGCGCCTGTATCCTTACCGGAAAAACCACGCTGCAATTTTGGAACGTCTCCAACCGCGTTCATTGGACGGTGATTATTGCGGTGCTGTACTTGATCGCCACCTTCGCGGGCCAGGCGGGCGTATTGGGCGGCGCGGCGCAAGTCGGCGAGTATCTCATTCCATCCATTACGACATCAATATGGATTTTCGTTTTGGTCATTGTCTTAGGCTTGCTGGCGTCAATGGGGCGCTATCAATTCATTGAAAAAATCTCTCTCATTTTTAACGCGCTGTTTGTTTCAGCCATACTATATTGCGTGTTCGCCATCCAAGGGTCTGAATATGCGTTCACAAGCGGCGACCTTGCCAGCGGGCTGCAATTTCAAATGCCGCCTGACATGCTGCCGCTGGCTGTTGCGGCCTTCGGCATCACTGGCGTGGCGGCGGGTGAGATATCGCTCTATCCCTACTGGTGCCTCGAAAAAGGCTACGCCGCATGGACCGGCCCCGACGATGGCTCGCCTCAATGGAAAGCCCGCGCCCGTGGATGGATTCGCGTCATGATGATTGACGCCTTGATCTCGATGATCGTCTTCACCATCGCGACGGCGTCGTTTTATATTTTGGGCGCGGCGGTGCTGCACACCCAAAACGAACTCGCCGATGGAAACGAATTTATTCTGCAACTCTCGTCCATCTTCACTGACGTAATAGGCCCCAACGCCAGGACGGCGTTTATGGTGTGTTCTTTCACGGTTTTATTCTCAACCATTTTCGCCAACATCGCCGGGTTCTCTCGTATGTGGGCCGACTTCTTCAGCCTATGCGGTTGGATCAACGGCGGCGACGCGAAACAGGTGCGCGTCAGCGTGTTCTACATGGCGTGGGTGTTCCCCATTTTGAGCGGTCTGATTTATTTCGTTTTGCAAAAACCGCTGCTGTTGGTCATCTTCATGGGCGTGGTCAATTCGTTATTTTTAATCGTCGTCGCCTATCAAACCGTCTCTTCGCGCTATTGGCGTACGACGCTCACCATGAAACCCTCGCCGGTGTATGACATTGCGTTGTGGGTCAGTTTGGCTTCCATCGCCTTCATGGCGGGGCGCTCAATCTATTCACTGATTGCTGGATAA
- a CDS encoding SDR family oxidoreductase codes for MNETTHPFSIQGKTAVVTGGVSGIGAAIARVFAENGANVWIIDCNQQAGEPAAAEIKSESTVQFLRGDVTNFNDMISAVERIHTESKQIDILVNNAGVGFVGDLLNTPEDEFDRLMDVNVKGVFNMTRAALPGMIEHGGGCIINIASIASLIAVKERFAYCATKGAVMMMTKSIAMDYVDKGVRCNCICPARVHTPFVDEYLKKNYPGREAEVFDTLSAYQPIGRMGAPDEVAHLALYLASDKGAFHTGDAFPLSGGTLMG; via the coding sequence ATGAATGAAACCACCCATCCATTTTCGATTCAGGGAAAAACCGCCGTAGTGACTGGCGGCGTGTCGGGCATCGGCGCCGCCATCGCTCGCGTCTTCGCCGAAAACGGCGCCAACGTCTGGATCATTGATTGCAACCAACAAGCGGGTGAACCAGCGGCGGCGGAGATCAAATCAGAATCAACAGTTCAATTCTTGCGCGGCGACGTCACAAATTTCAACGACATGATAAGCGCCGTCGAGCGTATTCACACTGAATCTAAACAGATTGATATTCTGGTGAATAACGCAGGCGTTGGCTTCGTCGGCGACCTTCTTAACACGCCCGAAGACGAATTCGACCGCCTGATGGACGTCAACGTCAAAGGCGTATTCAATATGACGCGGGCGGCGCTGCCCGGCATGATCGAACACGGCGGCGGGTGTATCATAAACATCGCGTCGATTGCATCGCTGATCGCAGTCAAAGAGCGCTTCGCCTATTGCGCGACCAAGGGCGCGGTGATGATGATGACCAAGAGCATCGCCATGGATTACGTCGACAAGGGCGTTCGTTGCAACTGCATCTGCCCGGCGCGCGTACACACGCCGTTCGTCGATGAGTATCTCAAAAAAAATTACCCGGGCCGCGAAGCCGAAGTATTTGATACGCTGTCCGCCTACCAGCCGATTGGCCGCATGGGCGCGCCCGACGAAGTCGCGCACCTGGCGCTCTACCTGGCAAGCGACAAGGGCGCGTTTCACACCGGCGACGCTTTCCCGCTTTCGGGCGGAACCCTGATGGGATAA
- a CDS encoding fumarylacetoacetate hydrolase family protein, translating into MKLVRFGELGKEKPGVLSAQGEVLDVSPWFSDFDEAFFASGGVNQLASNIADAPKAPSGVRLGAPVARPSKIIAIGLNYSDHAKESGMEPPPEPVLFFKAATALSGPFDNVEVPRGALKTDWEVELAFVIGKRAKYVSEAEADQYIAGYSVLNDVSERAFQLEHSGQWVKGKSHDTFAPMGPWLVTPDEAGDVESLDMTLDVNGERRQTGNTSTMIFKPRFLVHYLSQFMTLAPGDIVTTGTPPGVGMGMKPQQFLKPGDVMELSIQNLGSQKQTCVPA; encoded by the coding sequence ATGAAATTGGTTCGATTTGGAGAATTAGGAAAAGAGAAGCCGGGCGTACTCTCAGCCCAAGGCGAGGTGTTAGACGTATCGCCGTGGTTCAGCGATTTTGACGAAGCGTTTTTTGCCAGCGGCGGCGTCAATCAATTGGCAAGTAATATAGCAGACGCACCCAAGGCGCCGTCCGGTGTTCGCTTGGGCGCCCCGGTGGCGCGGCCCAGCAAGATCATCGCCATCGGGCTGAATTATTCAGACCACGCCAAAGAAAGCGGCATGGAACCGCCGCCCGAACCGGTTTTATTCTTCAAAGCCGCGACCGCGCTGTCGGGCCCCTTCGACAATGTAGAGGTTCCACGCGGCGCCCTCAAAACCGATTGGGAAGTCGAACTCGCCTTCGTCATCGGCAAACGCGCTAAGTACGTCTCCGAAGCGGAGGCCGATCAATACATCGCGGGCTACAGCGTTCTCAATGATGTCAGCGAACGCGCCTTTCAATTAGAGCACAGCGGTCAGTGGGTCAAAGGCAAAAGCCATGACACCTTCGCGCCAATGGGGCCGTGGCTAGTCACGCCCGATGAAGCGGGCGACGTTGAATCATTAGACATGACCTTAGACGTAAACGGCGAGCGCCGCCAAACCGGCAACACCAGCACCATGATTTTTAAGCCGCGCTTTCTGGTGCATTATCTCAGTCAATTTATGACGCTGGCGCCCGGCGACATCGTGACAACCGGAACGCCCCCCGGCGTCGGCATGGGAATGAAGCCGCAGCAGTTTTTGAAACCCGGCGATGTGATGGAACTCAGCATTCAAAACCTGGGCTCGCAAAAACAAACCTGCGTCCCAGCGTAA